Proteins from one Atribacteraceae bacterium genomic window:
- a CDS encoding creatininase family protein has product MGKITYHPELTYSGFKEGKFDKAILAVGSAENHGFHLPFGTDTLVAQAIAQEVAQQVEGLLMLPPINYGVSHHYAHYQFTLTLSSETMNLLLQEVFRSVIRQGIHRILVINGHDGNIAPIETAARSVKVSTPTVFIASLDAWWITARELLPPDTFEIWNGRGHAGEGETSLMLHLFPELCRMENARGVVPDIPAGLDIKWTFDELTPYGATGDPTHATPEKGKKMFDLLVNRIVHFVKEMEERNWRYGMKRD; this is encoded by the coding sequence GTGGGAAAAATAACATACCATCCGGAATTGACTTACAGTGGTTTCAAGGAAGGAAAATTCGATAAGGCAATCCTGGCGGTTGGTTCTGCGGAAAACCATGGATTTCATCTCCCCTTTGGTACCGACACCCTCGTGGCGCAGGCTATCGCGCAGGAAGTGGCACAGCAAGTGGAGGGGCTGCTGATGCTTCCGCCGATCAATTACGGAGTCAGCCACCACTACGCTCACTACCAGTTCACCTTGACCCTGAGTTCCGAGACCATGAATCTTCTCTTGCAGGAAGTGTTCCGTTCGGTTATTCGACAGGGGATCCACCGGATCCTGGTGATCAACGGTCATGACGGAAATATCGCCCCTATCGAGACCGCAGCCCGTTCGGTCAAAGTCTCCACACCCACTGTATTTATAGCCTCTCTGGATGCCTGGTGGATCACGGCCAGAGAACTCCTGCCCCCCGATACCTTCGAGATCTGGAACGGCCGGGGACATGCCGGAGAAGGAGAAACATCGCTCATGCTTCATCTGTTTCCGGAACTCTGCCGGATGGAAAACGCCCGGGGGGTGGTCCCCGATATCCCGGCGGGTCTCGATATCAAGTGGACATTTGACGAACTGACGCCCTATGGTGCAACCGGAGATCCTACCCATGCCACCCCGGAAAAAGGGAAGAAAATGTTTGACTTATTGGTCAACCGGATCGTCCATTTTGTCAAGGAGATGGAGGAGCGAAACTGGCGGTACGGGATGAAAAGAGATTGA
- a CDS encoding cold-shock protein, protein MATGKVKWFSATKGYGFIESDEGGDVFVHYSAISGNGFKNLEQGQSVEFEVQEGSKGPQATNVALVM, encoded by the coding sequence ATGGCAACAGGTAAGGTTAAGTGGTTCAGTGCAACAAAAGGGTACGGTTTCATCGAGTCGGATGAAGGCGGAGATGTTTTTGTTCACTACTCGGCGATTAGTGGCAACGGCTTTAAAAACCTGGAACAGGGACAGTCGGTTGAGTTTGAAGTTCAGGAGGGGAGCAAGGGTCCGCAGGCGACCAACGTAGCCCTGGTGATGTAG
- the asnS gene encoding asparagine--tRNA ligase, with product MTVPYTYIDEVSRHEGREVEIRGWLSNKRFSGKVAFLILRDGTGFLQATAFTGGHFTTEEIKGFKGISLESAVLVRGRVKREERAPGGYELEMTYFQCLSVAEEYPIQKKEHSVDFLMEWRHLWLRSSRQHAVLRVRNQIMMSIHQFLQKRGFILVDSPILTPVACEGTSGLFEVKYFDLGNAYLSQSGQLYMEAAAMAFGKVYCLAPTFRAEKSKTRRHLTEFWMLEPEVAFYDYQDNMRLQEELVSFLVREVLEHCAAELEILERSIAPLKQVQVPFPRIAYDEALEILRKKGFSIQWGDDLGGDEETAVSEDYDRPVFIHHYPAKIKAFYMQPDHQWPDLVLNDDLIAPEGYGEIIGGGQRIHDLALLEQRITEYGLPRDAFKWYLDLRRYGTVPHSGFGLGIERTVGWICGIKHIREAIPFPRQIYRLYP from the coding sequence ATGACGGTACCCTATACCTATATCGATGAAGTAAGTCGGCACGAAGGCCGGGAAGTGGAAATACGGGGATGGCTTTCCAACAAACGTTTCAGTGGAAAGGTCGCATTTCTGATCCTGCGGGATGGCACCGGATTCTTGCAGGCCACTGCCTTTACCGGCGGGCATTTCACGACAGAGGAGATCAAGGGGTTCAAAGGCATATCCCTGGAATCGGCGGTACTGGTGCGGGGACGGGTAAAACGGGAAGAGCGGGCGCCGGGGGGGTATGAGTTGGAGATGACATACTTTCAGTGTCTCTCGGTGGCTGAAGAATACCCCATTCAGAAGAAAGAGCATTCAGTGGATTTTTTGATGGAATGGCGCCATTTGTGGTTACGCTCTTCCCGCCAGCACGCGGTGCTCCGGGTACGTAACCAGATCATGATGTCCATTCATCAGTTTCTCCAGAAACGGGGATTCATTCTCGTTGATTCACCGATTCTCACCCCGGTCGCCTGTGAGGGAACTTCCGGTCTTTTCGAGGTGAAGTATTTTGATCTCGGGAACGCCTACCTATCCCAAAGCGGTCAACTCTACATGGAGGCGGCGGCCATGGCCTTCGGGAAAGTCTATTGCCTGGCTCCCACGTTTCGAGCGGAAAAGTCGAAAACCCGCCGTCATCTGACCGAATTCTGGATGTTGGAGCCGGAGGTCGCTTTTTACGATTACCAGGACAACATGCGGCTCCAGGAGGAACTGGTTTCTTTCCTGGTGCGGGAAGTGTTGGAGCATTGCGCGGCGGAATTGGAAATCTTGGAGCGGAGCATCGCTCCCCTCAAGCAAGTACAGGTGCCTTTCCCCCGGATAGCTTATGACGAAGCGCTGGAGATTTTGCGAAAGAAAGGGTTCTCCATCCAATGGGGGGACGACTTGGGTGGTGACGAAGAAACCGCCGTTTCGGAGGATTATGACCGACCGGTGTTCATTCATCATTACCCGGCCAAAATTAAGGCCTTTTACATGCAGCCGGATCACCAGTGGCCGGATCTGGTTCTCAACGATGATTTGATTGCCCCGGAAGGATACGGTGAAATCATTGGGGGGGGTCAACGGATCCACGATTTGGCGCTGTTGGAACAACGGATCACAGAGTATGGTCTTCCCCGGGACGCATTCAAATGGTATCTTGATTTACGCCGCTACGGAACAGTTCCTCATTCCGGATTCGGTTTGGGGATCGAGCGTACGGTGGGCTGGATTTGTGGTATCAAGCATATCCGGGAAGCCATTCCTTTTCCCCGGCAGATTTACCGCCTGTACCCCTGA
- a CDS encoding serine protease produces MMKFWFITSFIILTIMVVFPVLAISAVSEAVVKIYAVYNTPDYSNPWNMSGPRSRTGSGAIIEGNLILTNAHVVSDVTFLQVRRHGETQRYAARVAAVSHQSDLALVEVEDPVFFDGVEPLAFGGLPETHQEVKVYGFPLGGDSLSVTRGIVSRIEHRPYVHSSISLLAGQIDAAINPGSSGGPVIVEDVIVGVVMQGIPQAQNIGYMVPSPVIDHFLTGGRDGVYHGFPSVGFLVQAMENPGMRSAYRMKEGQSGVLITRTIPGSPADGVLRSGDVLLTIGGFPVANDGSIEFRHREWTSLSYVVQKKQIGETIGMEILRNGITHSLELVLHRSMDENWLVPMERYETDPTYLIYGGIVFSPLSKDLFGIWGPDWPATAPTELLVHLFNNVPRVDGEQVVIVLRVLAADVNQGYQEITGWIVDRVNGEKIWNMKDLARMLDEQDERFYTILENDQGQQIILDSQKARDNHARILATYRIARDRSSDLVVDQSESVTEEESIVNY; encoded by the coding sequence ATGATGAAATTCTGGTTTATTACCTCGTTCATCATCCTCACGATCATGGTCGTTTTTCCGGTTTTGGCTATTTCGGCCGTTTCCGAGGCGGTCGTGAAAATTTACGCGGTGTACAACACCCCCGACTACTCCAATCCCTGGAACATGAGTGGGCCGCGTTCCCGAACCGGATCAGGGGCGATCATCGAGGGTAACCTCATTCTTACCAACGCTCATGTGGTCAGTGATGTCACGTTCCTACAAGTGCGCAGGCACGGGGAAACACAGCGGTATGCCGCCCGGGTGGCTGCCGTCTCTCATCAGTCCGATCTGGCCCTAGTCGAAGTGGAAGATCCGGTCTTTTTTGACGGGGTAGAGCCGCTGGCTTTTGGAGGTCTACCCGAAACCCATCAGGAAGTGAAGGTCTATGGTTTTCCCCTCGGGGGGGACAGCTTGAGTGTCACCCGGGGTATCGTTTCCCGGATCGAACACCGTCCCTATGTACACAGCTCGATCTCTCTTCTGGCCGGTCAAATCGATGCAGCGATCAACCCCGGATCAAGCGGGGGTCCGGTGATTGTTGAGGACGTCATCGTAGGGGTGGTGATGCAGGGGATTCCCCAAGCCCAGAATATCGGGTACATGGTCCCCTCGCCGGTAATCGATCATTTTTTAACCGGTGGGCGGGATGGTGTATACCATGGCTTTCCATCGGTTGGGTTTCTCGTGCAGGCCATGGAAAACCCGGGTATGCGCTCGGCGTATCGTATGAAGGAGGGCCAGAGCGGTGTACTGATCACCAGGACGATTCCCGGGTCTCCCGCTGACGGCGTACTCCGCAGCGGCGATGTCCTGCTGACCATCGGCGGTTTTCCGGTGGCCAACGACGGATCGATCGAGTTCCGGCACCGGGAATGGACCAGCTTGAGCTATGTCGTGCAAAAAAAACAGATCGGAGAAACGATCGGGATGGAGATTCTCCGGAATGGAATTACCCACTCGCTGGAATTGGTCTTGCACCGGTCTATGGACGAAAACTGGCTGGTTCCCATGGAGCGGTACGAAACCGATCCGACTTATCTTATTTATGGAGGTATTGTCTTTTCTCCATTGAGTAAAGATCTCTTTGGCATTTGGGGTCCCGACTGGCCTGCAACCGCCCCGACTGAACTTCTGGTGCATCTTTTCAACAATGTTCCCCGGGTGGACGGGGAACAGGTGGTGATTGTATTGCGGGTGCTGGCCGCCGATGTCAACCAGGGTTACCAGGAGATAACCGGTTGGATCGTAGATCGGGTCAACGGAGAAAAAATCTGGAATATGAAGGATCTGGCTCGCATGCTGGATGAACAGGATGAAAGATTCTACACGATTCTGGAGAACGACCAGGGCCAACAAATTATCCTCGATTCTCAGAAGGCCCGGGACAATCATGCCCGGATCCTCGCAACCTACCGGATTGCGCGGGACCGTTCTTCCGACCTGGTGGTCGATCAGAGCGAGAGTGTGACAGAAGAGGAATCGATAGTTAATTACTGA
- a CDS encoding cupin domain-containing protein: MVSRTVLEQPSGTVTVFAFDQGEGLSEHTAPFDALVNVIDGEAEITVAGKPYSVRSGDILIMPAGEPHALRAVAPFKMVLVMIRS, encoded by the coding sequence GTGGTTAGCAGGACGGTCCTGGAACAACCGAGCGGCACCGTGACCGTTTTCGCCTTCGATCAGGGCGAAGGTCTCAGCGAACACACCGCTCCCTTCGATGCCCTGGTAAACGTGATCGATGGGGAAGCGGAGATCACGGTAGCGGGAAAACCCTATTCAGTCCGTTCGGGAGATATTTTGATCATGCCCGCCGGTGAACCGCATGCCCTGCGGGCGGTGGCACCCTTTAAAATGGTCCTGGTGATGATCCGCTCCTAA